The window GGAGAGGAAGAGCGATGCCGGAAAGGAGAGAGAGAAAAGTTGATTTGCCGCTCCCGTTCGGGCCGATGAGGGCGGTGTGCCCCTCGTCGACCCGGAGGGAGGGGATGGAGAGGATGCCGTGGACGAGGCCGTCGATCTCGATCATGCCAGACGTCGTCCGACGATATACGCGGCCGCCGCCTTGACGGCGTCGCCCGGGAGGAAGGGCACCATCCCGACGAGAGTTGCGGCCACAAGTCCCATGCCGGTCGAATATGCAAGCCACGAGACCCCGAAGAGGTAGATCGCGATCGAGGCGGCGGCAAGGCCGGCGATCCTGACCATCTCGGCGTCTCTCTCGTACGCCAGGCCCGCGATAAGGGCCGCGGCGATGAACCCGACGATGAAACCCCCTGTCGGCCCCATCAGGACGCCGATGCCCGCCGTGCCGTTGTGGAAGACGGGCAGGCCGAGGAGACCGAGGAGGAGGTACAGGGCCGCGGGCACCACCGCCCACCTCTTCATGACCACCCCCGCGAGGAGGACGAAGAAGGTCTGGAGGGTGAGGGGCACGGGGACGAAGGGAATCGAGACCCAGGAGCCCGCCGCTATCAGGGCGACAAAGCCGGCGGACTCTGCGATAATGCGGGAACGCTCTTCGCTGCCGTACATGACCCGCCCTCAGA of the Methanofollis sp. genome contains:
- a CDS encoding biotin transporter BioY, with the translated sequence MYGSEERSRIIAESAGFVALIAAGSWVSIPFVPVPLTLQTFFVLLAGVVMKRWAVVPAALYLLLGLLGLPVFHNGTAGIGVLMGPTGGFIVGFIAAALIAGLAYERDAEMVRIAGLAAASIAIYLFGVSWLAYSTGMGLVAATLVGMVPFLPGDAVKAAAAYIVGRRLA